Proteins encoded by one window of Bacillus carboniphilus:
- a CDS encoding anti-sigma factor: MGKCPEHIVEYMHEYLDDEISSAQEAELRSHLQSCVECQKHFHELKKAIALVQSTSHIQAPSDFTANVMSRLPKEKKRVWVQRWFRAHPFITAASLFIFLMLGSLMSSFNANDDFSVSNHSNIIVENNTVIVPEGETVNGDLVVKNGKLRIEGKVEGNVTVINGERYMASAGEVTGNIQEINEAFSWMWFHIKKTVNNVIEAFE, encoded by the coding sequence TTGGGAAAGTGCCCAGAACATATCGTCGAGTATATGCACGAATACCTTGATGATGAGATATCTAGTGCTCAAGAAGCTGAATTGAGGAGCCATTTACAATCTTGTGTAGAGTGCCAGAAACACTTTCATGAATTAAAAAAAGCCATTGCTCTTGTACAAAGTACTTCACATATACAAGCACCAAGCGATTTTACAGCCAATGTAATGAGTCGTCTACCGAAAGAGAAGAAAAGAGTATGGGTGCAACGCTGGTTTAGGGCTCATCCTTTTATTACAGCCGCGTCGTTGTTTATCTTCTTAATGTTAGGGAGCTTAATGTCCTCTTTTAACGCGAATGATGATTTTTCAGTAAGTAATCATTCCAATATTATTGTAGAAAATAATACAGTAATTGTCCCAGAAGGTGAAACGGTTAATGGCGACCTAGTTGTAAAGAACGGAAAACTTCGAATAGAAGGTAAAGTAGAAGGAAATGTTACAGTAATAAATGGTGAAAGATACATGGCATCTGCCGGTGAGGTAACAGGTAATATTCAAGAAATTAACGAAGCATTTTCTTGGATGTGGTTTCATATTAAGAAAACAGTAAACAATGTAATAGAAGCGTTTGAATAA
- the cdaA gene encoding diadenylate cyclase CdaA, producing the protein MPFADYFANFTILDYISNIVDVLLVWYVIYKLITVIRGTKAVQLLKGIFVIVIVQSFSGFLGFKTLGWMMEQALTWGFLAVIIIFQPELRRALEQLGRGKLFSKSGIQEEEEQKQIVESIVKAVGYMAKRRIGALISIERETGLSDYIETGISLESNVSSELLINIFIPNTPLHDGAVVIQKNRVAAAACYLPLSESPYISKELGTRHRAALGISEVTDSITIVVSEETGSVSVTKNAELHRDLTMEAFSELLQNEIIHTTKVRQPSSSKWAFRGKNDG; encoded by the coding sequence ATGCCATTTGCAGATTACTTTGCAAATTTCACAATACTTGATTACATATCTAATATCGTTGATGTTTTGTTAGTTTGGTACGTCATCTATAAACTGATTACGGTTATCCGTGGTACAAAGGCAGTACAATTACTGAAAGGAATTTTCGTTATTGTAATTGTACAGAGCTTTAGTGGTTTCCTCGGATTTAAGACATTAGGTTGGATGATGGAACAGGCACTAACATGGGGGTTTTTAGCCGTTATTATCATTTTCCAACCCGAACTGCGTCGTGCCTTGGAACAGCTTGGTAGAGGAAAGTTATTCTCTAAGAGCGGAATTCAAGAAGAGGAAGAACAGAAGCAGATCGTGGAAAGCATTGTTAAAGCGGTAGGATACATGGCGAAACGAAGAATCGGTGCTCTAATATCCATTGAGCGAGAAACGGGCTTAAGTGATTATATTGAAACTGGGATTTCGTTAGAGTCAAATGTGTCATCAGAACTACTCATTAACATCTTTATTCCGAACACTCCACTACATGATGGAGCTGTTGTCATACAAAAAAATCGAGTAGCTGCTGCTGCCTGTTACCTTCCATTATCGGAGAGTCCTTATATTTCAAAAGAGTTAGGTACTAGGCATAGAGCTGCACTCGGAATTAGTGAGGTAACGGACAGTATAACGATTGTTGTATCTGAAGAGACAGGGAGTGTTTCCGTTACAAAAAATGCGGAATTACACCGTGATTTAACGATGGAAGCATTCTCAGAGTTACTCCAGAATGAGATTATACACACCACTAAGGTAAGACAACCTTCCTCTTCAAAGTGGGCCTTTAGGGGGAAAAATGATGGATAA
- a CDS encoding CdaR family protein: MMDKLMDSPWFLRILALLLAMLLYISVNLPQNDSVRDSNTGENSETLTDVPVNLYYDTDNLVVTGAPKTVTLNIEGPRSIVQSATKLRDFEVYIDLTDAEIGKQEVEVQIRNLSEKLTATLDPTYVTVSVQERVTKEFTVEAEYNADLLQEGFSAGQPSVEPKTVKITGAKDTIEQISYVKATLETNGTLDSTVTREARVQVLDRLLNKLDVIVEPEVVEVTIPIRAIEKNVPINIKRVGVAQEGITIESMTLSTDTTKVRAVSQQVLDSIQDLEVTVNLRDIIESKDITVPLEVPEGVLLMEPEQVTLSVEVTKTVTLSTVPISIEGLGENEVAAFLNPENGAVNVTLTGSPTLINGIEASDLQVEIDVSELDAGEHEVDVIITVPETIDWEISQTTARIVIQENTES; this comes from the coding sequence ATGATGGATAAGTTAATGGATAGTCCGTGGTTTTTACGTATTTTGGCGCTATTGTTGGCTATGTTGTTGTATATATCTGTAAATTTACCTCAAAATGATTCTGTTCGAGATTCCAATACAGGTGAGAATAGTGAAACACTTACGGATGTTCCTGTGAACCTTTATTATGATACAGATAACCTTGTTGTAACAGGAGCTCCCAAAACGGTAACTTTAAATATTGAAGGGCCAAGAAGTATTGTCCAATCGGCTACTAAATTACGAGATTTTGAAGTATACATTGATTTAACAGATGCAGAGATTGGAAAGCAAGAAGTAGAGGTCCAAATTCGAAATTTATCGGAAAAACTAACAGCTACTTTAGACCCGACGTATGTGACGGTTTCGGTTCAAGAGAGAGTCACGAAAGAATTCACAGTTGAAGCCGAATATAATGCTGATTTATTGCAGGAAGGCTTTTCTGCCGGTCAACCTAGTGTGGAACCAAAGACTGTTAAAATAACAGGAGCTAAAGACACCATCGAACAAATTTCTTATGTAAAAGCAACATTAGAAACGAATGGCACTCTTGATAGTACGGTCACAAGGGAAGCTAGAGTACAAGTATTAGACCGCTTACTAAATAAACTCGATGTTATCGTGGAACCTGAAGTAGTTGAAGTAACCATTCCGATTAGAGCAATAGAAAAAAATGTACCAATAAATATAAAAAGAGTCGGAGTTGCACAAGAAGGAATTACAATTGAGTCCATGACTCTATCCACCGATACAACCAAAGTAAGAGCAGTCAGTCAGCAAGTCCTAGATTCCATTCAGGATTTAGAAGTGACAGTGAACTTACGTGACATTATTGAGTCAAAGGACATAACGGTACCGCTTGAAGTTCCGGAAGGTGTTCTATTGATGGAGCCCGAACAAGTAACGCTGTCTGTTGAAGTGACGAAAACCGTTACACTTTCTACAGTTCCTATTAGTATTGAAGGTCTGGGTGAAAATGAGGTTGCAGCATTTTTAAATCCTGAAAATGGTGCGGTGAATGTGACCTTAACAGGAAGTCCCACTTTAATCAATGGTATTGAAGCTAGTGATCTTCAAGTTGAAATAGATGTTTCTGAGTTGGACGCTGGAGAGCATGAGGTCGACGTAATAATAACGGTCCCTGAAACAATAGATTGGGAAATTTCACAAACAACAGCTCGAATTGTTATTCAAGAAAACACAGAAAGTTAG
- the glmM gene encoding phosphoglucosamine mutase: MGKYFGTDGVRGVANSELTPELAFKLGRFGGYVLTKDKDRPKVLIGRDTRISGHMLEGALVAGLLSIGAEVMRLGVISTPGVAYLTKFLGAEAGVMISASHNPVADNGIKFFGPDGFKLSDDQEQEIEELLDMEQDTLPRPVGKNLGQVNDYFEGGQKYLQYLKTTVEEDFTGIHIALDCAHGATSSLATHLFADLDADLSTMGATPNGININEGVGSTHPEALAQFLKEKNADIGLSFDGDGDRLIAIDENGDIVDGDQIMYICAKYLKEDGRLRQNTVVSTVMSNLGFYKGLEEYGVESVQTAVGDRYVVEEMKKNGYNLGGEQSGHIIFLDYNTTGDGLLTGLQLVNILKLTGKPLSELANEMKKFPQKLVNVRVTDKYHVTENDKVSQVIEQVEQEMNGNGRVLVRPSGTEPLVRVMVEASTEQLCQEYVERISSVVKEEMGLTE; this comes from the coding sequence ATGGGTAAATATTTTGGAACGGATGGAGTAAGAGGAGTAGCGAATTCAGAACTTACGCCAGAGTTAGCATTTAAATTAGGTAGATTTGGTGGATATGTGTTAACGAAGGATAAAGATCGCCCAAAGGTATTAATTGGCCGTGACACAAGAATATCTGGTCATATGTTAGAAGGTGCACTTGTAGCAGGACTATTATCTATCGGGGCAGAGGTCATGAGACTTGGCGTTATTTCGACACCAGGGGTGGCTTACCTAACTAAGTTTTTGGGAGCAGAAGCGGGAGTTATGATTTCTGCTTCCCATAATCCTGTAGCCGATAACGGCATTAAGTTTTTTGGACCAGATGGTTTTAAGCTTTCCGATGATCAAGAGCAGGAAATTGAGGAACTATTAGATATGGAACAAGATACTTTACCACGACCAGTAGGGAAAAATTTAGGTCAGGTCAATGACTATTTTGAAGGTGGTCAAAAGTATCTGCAGTACCTAAAGACAACGGTGGAGGAAGACTTTACGGGTATTCATATCGCCTTAGATTGTGCCCATGGAGCTACTTCTTCCTTAGCAACGCATCTATTTGCTGATTTAGATGCAGACCTTTCGACAATGGGAGCAACTCCTAATGGAATCAATATCAATGAGGGAGTCGGATCTACCCATCCAGAGGCACTAGCTCAATTTTTAAAAGAAAAGAATGCAGATATAGGTCTTTCTTTTGATGGAGATGGAGATCGTTTAATTGCCATTGATGAAAATGGAGATATTGTAGACGGCGATCAGATTATGTATATTTGCGCCAAGTACCTTAAGGAAGATGGACGATTAAGACAAAATACTGTAGTTTCAACCGTTATGAGTAACCTTGGCTTCTATAAGGGCTTAGAGGAATATGGAGTTGAAAGTGTTCAAACTGCAGTAGGAGACCGCTATGTTGTGGAAGAAATGAAGAAAAATGGTTATAACTTAGGTGGAGAACAGTCTGGCCATATCATTTTCTTAGACTATAATACAACTGGCGACGGTCTTTTAACCGGGTTACAGCTTGTAAATATTCTTAAACTTACAGGAAAGCCTCTTTCAGAACTTGCAAATGAGATGAAAAAATTCCCTCAGAAGCTAGTGAATGTAAGAGTTACTGATAAATATCATGTGACTGAAAATGATAAAGTAAGCCAAGTGATTGAGCAAGTTGAACAAGAGATGAATGGAAATGGTCGTGTGCTTGTTAGACCATCTGGTACAGAACCATTAGTACGTGTCATGGTCGAAGCATCTACAGAGCAATTGTGCCAAGAATATGTAGAGCGCATTTCATCTGTCGTTAAAGAAGAAATGGGGCTTACGGAATAA
- the glmS gene encoding glutamine--fructose-6-phosphate transaminase (isomerizing) yields MCGIVGFIGNVDAKEILLKGLEKLEYRGYDSAGIAVQTGEGVKVFKEKGRIADLRAIVDAGVVANTGIGHTRWATHGEPSRENAHPHQSTTERFTLVHNGVIENYLQLKREYLVDVSFNSETDTEIIVQLIEKWVNDGLSVEDAFRKTLTLLHGSYALALLDRENDETIFVAKNKSPLLVGLGDTFNVVASDALAMLQVTDQFVELMDKEVVIVTKDSIQIQKLDGEVVERAPFTAELDASDIEKGTYPHYMLKEIDEQPVVMRKIIQAYQDDAGELTIDPEIVATLNMSDRIYIIAAGTSYHAGLVGKEFIEKMAKVPVEVHVASEFAYNTPLLSENPLFIFISQSGETADSRACLVHVKELGHPALTITNVPGSTLSREADFTLLLHAGPEIAVASTKAYTAQLGVLSILAFVTGKARGLDIEIDLVQELGIIANAMEVLCDDKEEVEYIAREYLSVTRNAFFIGRGLDYYVGLEGALKLKEISYIQAEGFAGGELKHGTIALIENGTPVIALATQPKVNLNLRGNVKEVVARGAHACIISMKGLEDEDDRVVLPEVNEVLTPLISVVPLQLLAYYAALHRGCDVDKPRNLAKSVTVE; encoded by the coding sequence ATGTGTGGAATCGTTGGATTTATTGGAAATGTAGATGCGAAAGAAATTCTATTAAAAGGTCTAGAAAAGCTAGAATATAGAGGATATGACTCTGCAGGGATTGCTGTGCAGACAGGTGAAGGTGTTAAGGTATTTAAAGAAAAGGGGCGAATTGCTGACTTACGCGCAATCGTCGATGCAGGTGTAGTAGCCAATACAGGAATTGGCCATACACGCTGGGCAACCCATGGTGAACCAAGTCGTGAAAATGCTCACCCTCATCAAAGTACGACTGAACGCTTTACCCTTGTGCATAATGGAGTGATTGAAAACTACCTTCAGCTAAAGCGCGAGTATCTAGTAGATGTTTCGTTTAACAGTGAGACAGATACAGAAATCATTGTTCAACTTATTGAAAAATGGGTCAATGATGGTTTATCTGTTGAAGATGCCTTCCGTAAAACATTAACACTGTTACATGGATCATATGCACTTGCTCTTTTAGACCGTGAGAATGACGAAACCATCTTTGTTGCAAAAAATAAGAGCCCTCTTCTTGTAGGATTAGGTGACACTTTCAATGTTGTAGCAAGTGACGCGCTTGCTATGCTTCAAGTAACTGATCAGTTTGTTGAGTTAATGGATAAAGAGGTTGTGATTGTAACTAAAGATTCAATCCAAATCCAAAAGCTTGATGGTGAAGTAGTAGAACGTGCTCCTTTCACTGCAGAATTAGATGCTAGTGACATTGAAAAGGGAACGTACCCTCACTACATGTTAAAGGAAATTGATGAGCAACCTGTCGTAATGAGAAAGATTATTCAAGCGTACCAGGATGATGCGGGTGAATTAACAATTGATCCCGAAATTGTTGCAACGCTTAATATGTCAGACCGCATTTATATCATCGCAGCAGGAACAAGCTACCATGCTGGTTTAGTAGGTAAAGAATTCATTGAAAAAATGGCAAAGGTACCTGTCGAAGTACATGTAGCGAGTGAATTCGCCTATAACACACCGCTTCTATCTGAGAATCCATTATTCATCTTTATCTCTCAAAGTGGTGAAACGGCAGATAGTCGTGCTTGTCTGGTTCATGTAAAAGAACTAGGGCATCCTGCATTAACGATTACAAATGTTCCAGGTTCAACTTTGTCTCGTGAAGCAGACTTTACTTTACTCCTACATGCAGGACCTGAGATTGCCGTAGCTTCAACAAAGGCTTATACAGCACAGCTAGGCGTCCTTTCTATTCTTGCTTTTGTAACTGGTAAAGCACGAGGTCTGGACATAGAGATTGACTTGGTTCAAGAGTTAGGTATTATTGCGAATGCGATGGAAGTCCTTTGTGATGATAAAGAAGAAGTTGAATATATTGCTCGCGAATATCTATCTGTTACAAGAAATGCATTCTTCATCGGTCGTGGCCTTGATTACTATGTTGGCCTTGAAGGTGCGTTAAAGCTCAAAGAGATTTCCTATATCCAAGCAGAAGGTTTTGCTGGTGGAGAATTAAAGCACGGTACGATTGCTCTAATTGAAAATGGAACACCAGTTATTGCCTTGGCGACTCAACCAAAAGTAAACTTGAATCTCCGTGGAAATGTTAAAGAAGTAGTTGCTCGTGGAGCTCATGCTTGTATTATTTCCATGAAAGGCTTAGAAGACGAAGATGATCGTGTCGTTCTACCAGAAGTAAATGAAGTATTAACACCCCTTATCTCCGTAGTACCATTACAGCTACTTGCTTACTATGCAGCGCTACACAGAGGTTGTGACGTGGATAAACCAAGGAACCTTGCGAAGAGCGTGACAGTTGAGTAA
- a CDS encoding TnsA endonuclease N-terminal domain-containing protein — translation MPKRKRSPSINKKHKDDRGRGLGLEYKPWITIQDVPSLGRSTRLKGIKIPRQFEFLSDLERNYFYLLEYSNLVVDIREQYPLLPIEETIMIADELGIKHPADPKTNEPIIMTTDFLVTISENKNHQNLARTLKYKDELMNERVLEKFEIERVYWERQDVDWGIVTELEIPKEMAHNIAFVHGYADLSVIEGFEEVTEDDIEEMSIHFINRLLVEHRAVKQIAKEFEINYGMAVGCGLSLFKHLIITKAIELDLLEKLDVSQIQQIKEVRKDFSEKVRAI, via the coding sequence GTGCCCAAGCGAAAACGTTCGCCCTCTATTAATAAAAAACACAAAGATGATCGTGGACGAGGATTAGGTTTAGAATACAAACCATGGATTACAATTCAAGATGTTCCTTCATTAGGTAGATCAACACGTCTAAAAGGGATTAAAATACCAAGACAATTTGAATTTCTTTCAGATTTAGAACGAAACTACTTTTATTTGTTGGAATATTCCAACTTAGTGGTTGATATACGGGAACAATATCCTTTATTGCCCATTGAAGAAACGATTATGATTGCTGATGAGCTAGGTATTAAACATCCAGCTGACCCAAAAACAAATGAGCCAATTATTATGACAACAGACTTTTTAGTAACCATTAGTGAAAACAAGAATCATCAAAATTTAGCTCGAACATTAAAATATAAGGATGAACTAATGAATGAACGAGTTCTAGAGAAATTTGAGATTGAGCGTGTTTATTGGGAACGACAAGATGTTGATTGGGGCATTGTGACCGAGTTAGAGATACCTAAAGAAATGGCACATAATATTGCGTTTGTTCATGGCTATGCAGACCTTTCAGTTATTGAAGGATTTGAAGAAGTTACTGAAGATGACATAGAAGAAATGAGTATTCACTTTATTAATAGGTTATTAGTAGAACATCGAGCAGTAAAACAGATCGCTAAAGAGTTTGAAATAAACTATGGTATGGCTGTTGGTTGTGGTCTTTCTCTATTTAAACATCTAATAATAACAAAGGCAATTGAATTAGATTTATTAGAAAAACTTGATGTAAGTCAAATCCAGCAAATAAAAGAAGTGCGTAAAGATTTTTCAGAGAAGGTGAGAGCAATATGA